In a genomic window of Anoxybacter fermentans:
- the purE gene encoding 5-(carboxyamino)imidazole ribonucleotide mutase gives MEKPLVGIVMGSDSDLPIMKDAAVILEELGLSYEMTIISAHRTPERAEEYARTAAERGIKVIIAGAGKAAHLAGVLAAYTPLPVIGVPILTSSLGGADSLYSMVQMPKGVPVAVVALNGAFNAGILAAQMIGTGNLKIREAIECYKEEMKAKVNEKARKLERIGYEAYLEEVK, from the coding sequence ATGGAAAAACCTCTGGTAGGAATTGTCATGGGTAGTGATTCTGACTTACCTATTATGAAAGATGCGGCAGTAATTTTAGAAGAACTGGGTTTGAGCTATGAAATGACTATTATTTCAGCTCACCGTACTCCAGAGCGGGCAGAGGAATATGCCCGGACTGCTGCAGAACGGGGGATTAAAGTGATCATTGCCGGAGCCGGAAAAGCTGCTCATCTGGCGGGTGTACTGGCCGCCTATACTCCACTCCCCGTCATCGGTGTTCCAATTCTCACATCTTCTTTAGGTGGTGCTGATTCTCTCTATTCTATGGTACAGATGCCGAAGGGTGTACCTGTTGCGGTGGTAGCGCTGAATGGTGCTTTTAATGCTGGAATTCTGGCAGCACAAATGATCGGTACCGGGAATTTGAAGATAAGAGAGGCTATTGAGTGTTATAAAGAAGAGATGAAGGCTAAGGTGAATGAAAAAGCCAGGAAGTTAGAAAGGATAGGCTATGAAGCTTATTTAGAGGAAGTAAAGTAA
- the purD gene encoding phosphoribosylamine--glycine ligase, protein MKILVIGSGGREHALVWKLAQSPKTTRIYCAPGNGGIGRMAELVPLPVDDLDGLVEWARKEQIDLTVVGPEVPLALGIVDCFEKAGLRIFGPSKAAARLEGSKSFAKNLMQKYGIPTATYQVFTDPGEAKAYIKKKGTPIVIKADGLAAGKGVVVARDLETALRAVEELMEDEKFAEAGKKVVIEEFLQGVEVSLLALTDGSAVLPMTPVHDHKAVYDGDKGPNTGGMGAFSPSHLVDDNLVTRIKSEILEPTISALAKEGIIYRGVLYAGLMLTEEGPKVLEFNARFGDPETQVILPRLKNDLIEVMEAVIDGKLADLELTWKENKALTVILASGGYPLAYEKGKLIYGLDQKGQVQDEDVIIFHAGTKYVDGKWLTNGGRVLGVTALGKDFADAKKKAYDVVKRISFEGQHYRRDIGDKAVNNL, encoded by the coding sequence ATGAAGATTTTGGTTATTGGTAGTGGAGGTCGCGAACACGCTCTGGTCTGGAAACTGGCCCAAAGTCCGAAAACTACCCGGATTTACTGTGCTCCCGGTAATGGAGGGATTGGCAGGATGGCAGAGTTGGTTCCTCTGCCTGTTGATGATCTGGATGGTTTAGTAGAATGGGCCAGAAAGGAGCAAATTGATTTGACAGTTGTTGGCCCTGAGGTACCGCTGGCGCTGGGAATTGTAGATTGTTTTGAGAAAGCCGGATTGAGAATTTTTGGTCCGTCTAAGGCGGCAGCTCGGTTAGAAGGAAGCAAATCCTTTGCCAAAAATTTAATGCAAAAATATGGGATTCCTACAGCTACTTATCAGGTCTTTACAGATCCGGGGGAGGCAAAAGCTTATATTAAAAAAAAGGGAACTCCAATAGTGATTAAGGCAGATGGTCTGGCGGCAGGTAAAGGTGTGGTAGTTGCTCGTGATTTAGAGACAGCTTTACGTGCGGTAGAAGAGCTGATGGAAGATGAAAAGTTTGCTGAGGCCGGTAAAAAGGTTGTTATAGAAGAGTTCCTTCAAGGTGTAGAAGTTTCTCTTTTAGCTCTAACCGATGGCAGTGCGGTTTTACCTATGACCCCTGTCCATGATCATAAAGCAGTTTATGATGGGGATAAAGGCCCTAATACAGGAGGAATGGGAGCATTTTCACCTTCTCATCTGGTAGATGATAACCTGGTTACCAGGATTAAATCAGAAATATTAGAGCCCACTATTTCTGCTCTAGCCAAAGAGGGGATTATATATCGGGGGGTTTTATATGCTGGCTTGATGTTAACAGAGGAAGGACCGAAGGTATTGGAATTTAATGCTCGTTTTGGTGATCCTGAAACCCAGGTTATTTTACCACGGCTTAAAAATGATCTGATTGAAGTAATGGAGGCTGTAATTGATGGGAAATTGGCTGATCTAGAATTGACCTGGAAAGAGAATAAAGCATTGACAGTGATACTGGCTTCTGGAGGTTATCCCCTGGCTTATGAGAAAGGTAAATTAATTTACGGTCTAGATCAGAAAGGCCAGGTTCAAGATGAAGATGTGATCATTTTTCATGCCGGAACAAAATATGTTGATGGAAAGTGGCTGACCAATGGAGGAAGGGTATTAGGAGTGACTGCTTTGGGTAAAGATTTTGCTGATGCTAAGAAAAAAGCATATGATGTGGTAAAAAGGATTTCTTTTGAGGGTCAACATTATCGGCGGGATATTGGAGATAAAGCTGTAAATAATTTATGA
- a CDS encoding adenylosuccinate synthase: MKNTVVVGTQWGDEGKGRITDMLAKSADVVVRFSGGNNAGHTVIVGSERFELHLIPSGILYPEKKNIIGNGVVINPEALVKEMVELEKRGVSTDNLFISESAQVIMPYHLLLDQLEEERKGANKIGTTKKGIGPAYTDKVARRGIRMADLLDEEIFRQKLKMNLEFTNLLITRVYGGDPMDAEEIIKTYRPYIEKLRNHVTNTSIIIDECNKAGKSVFFEGAQGTLLDIDYGTYPYVTSSNPTAGGVCTGAGIGPVYIHEVIGVAKAYVTRVGAGPFPTELNNELGDILRERGHEYGVTTGRPRRCGWFDGPILRHAIRVNGLTQIALTKLDILSGFETIKVCTAYKYGDKIITDFPMDQNIIADVEPIYEELPGWEEDISDVREYDQLPENAKKYVEFIENLGGVKVTIIGLGPERDQAIIR; the protein is encoded by the coding sequence ATGAAGAACACGGTTGTGGTGGGGACCCAATGGGGCGATGAGGGTAAAGGACGAATTACCGACATGCTTGCTAAATCCGCAGATGTGGTGGTCCGATTCAGCGGTGGAAATAATGCAGGTCATACTGTGATTGTAGGTTCTGAGCGTTTTGAGCTTCATCTGATTCCTTCGGGGATTTTATATCCTGAAAAGAAAAATATAATTGGTAATGGTGTAGTTATTAATCCTGAAGCTTTAGTTAAAGAGATGGTCGAACTTGAGAAACGAGGAGTTTCCACAGATAATCTCTTTATTAGTGAAAGTGCCCAGGTAATTATGCCATACCATCTTTTATTGGATCAGTTAGAAGAAGAACGGAAAGGTGCTAACAAAATAGGTACAACTAAAAAAGGAATCGGGCCAGCTTATACAGATAAAGTAGCACGCAGGGGTATTCGAATGGCTGATTTACTGGATGAAGAAATTTTTAGACAAAAATTAAAGATGAATCTGGAGTTTACCAATCTGTTGATTACCAGGGTATATGGTGGCGATCCGATGGATGCTGAAGAAATTATCAAAACCTATCGGCCCTATATAGAAAAACTGCGTAACCATGTCACGAATACTTCAATAATTATTGATGAGTGTAATAAAGCGGGTAAAAGTGTATTTTTCGAAGGAGCACAGGGAACCCTGCTTGATATAGATTATGGAACTTATCCATATGTTACCTCTTCTAATCCAACGGCTGGCGGTGTTTGTACTGGTGCTGGTATTGGCCCGGTTTATATTCATGAAGTAATTGGTGTGGCCAAAGCATATGTGACCCGTGTTGGAGCAGGACCTTTCCCCACAGAACTTAATAATGAATTAGGAGATATATTGAGGGAGAGAGGTCATGAATATGGTGTTACTACTGGTCGTCCCCGTCGGTGTGGTTGGTTTGATGGACCAATTTTAAGGCATGCTATTCGTGTAAATGGTTTGACTCAAATTGCTTTGACTAAACTGGACATTTTAAGCGGTTTTGAGACTATAAAGGTTTGTACTGCATATAAGTATGGTGATAAAATTATCACTGATTTTCCGATGGATCAAAATATTATTGCTGATGTAGAACCTATTTATGAAGAACTTCCCGGTTGGGAAGAGGATATTTCAGATGTACGGGAATATGACCAACTTCCTGAAAATGCTAAGAAATATGTTGAGTTTATTGAAAATCTGGGTGGTGTAAAAGTAACTATAATAGGTCTTGGCCCTGAACGGGATCAGGCTATTATAAGATAA
- the purB gene encoding adenylosuccinate lyase, translated as MIERYTLPEMARIWSEENVFQKWLEIEIVTAEVMADLGQIPKEAAKKIRANAKFSIERIHEIEKRTRHDMLAFLEAVNENLGDESKYLHMGLTSSDVKDTATSLLLKEAGEQIIEELKQLRDAIAEKALEHKDTLMVGRTHGVHGEPITFGLKLAVWFEEIKRQIKRMEDAVAEIAVGQLSGAVGTYANIDPKVEEMVCERLDLKPAPISTQIIQRDRHAFFLSVLANIASSLDKFATEIRNLQRTDLLEVEEAFKKGQKGSSAMPHKKNPIVSERISGLSRVVRANAMVGFENMPLWHERDLTHSSAERVILPDSTILVHYMVKKFTAVIKELKVNKDRMLENLGRTLGLVFSQKVMLALVEKGLLREEAYSYVQSNALKAWEERVEFKQLLLEDERVMNYLTPEELDEIFKYEDYLVHVDTIFRRLGLLS; from the coding sequence ATGATTGAACGTTATACTTTGCCTGAGATGGCCCGGATCTGGAGTGAAGAAAACGTATTTCAGAAATGGCTGGAGATTGAGATAGTTACAGCTGAAGTGATGGCAGATCTAGGGCAAATTCCAAAAGAGGCAGCAAAGAAAATTAGAGCTAATGCAAAATTTTCTATAGAGCGGATTCATGAGATAGAAAAGCGGACGCGTCATGATATGTTGGCATTTTTAGAAGCGGTTAATGAGAATCTAGGTGATGAATCTAAATATCTGCATATGGGTTTAACCTCCAGTGATGTGAAAGATACTGCAACTTCTTTGTTATTAAAAGAAGCTGGAGAGCAGATCATTGAAGAACTGAAGCAGTTACGTGATGCTATTGCAGAAAAAGCTTTGGAGCATAAAGATACATTAATGGTTGGGCGTACTCATGGGGTTCATGGTGAGCCTATTACTTTTGGCCTTAAATTAGCAGTCTGGTTTGAAGAGATAAAACGCCAGATTAAACGGATGGAAGATGCGGTAGCTGAAATTGCTGTTGGTCAGTTATCCGGGGCTGTAGGCACTTATGCTAATATCGATCCCAAAGTCGAAGAGATGGTTTGTGAAAGGCTTGATCTTAAGCCTGCTCCTATCAGTACCCAGATCATTCAACGGGATCGCCATGCATTTTTCTTAAGCGTTCTGGCCAATATTGCTTCTTCATTAGACAAATTTGCAACTGAAATTAGGAATTTGCAGAGGACGGACTTATTGGAAGTGGAAGAGGCTTTCAAAAAAGGACAGAAAGGTTCATCCGCCATGCCCCATAAGAAAAATCCCATTGTTAGTGAAAGGATTTCAGGTCTTTCCAGAGTGGTGCGTGCTAATGCTATGGTAGGTTTTGAGAATATGCCTCTCTGGCATGAACGGGATCTTACCCATTCTTCGGCAGAAAGGGTTATACTCCCTGATAGCACTATTCTGGTTCATTATATGGTAAAGAAATTTACCGCTGTAATAAAAGAGTTGAAGGTTAATAAAGATAGAATGTTAGAGAATCTGGGACGGACGCTTGGTCTGGTCTTTTCGCAGAAAGTGATGTTGGCTTTAGTAGAGAAAGGTCTTTTAAGAGAAGAAGCATATTCTTATGTACAATCTAATGCTCTCAAGGCGTGGGAAGAGCGTGTTGAGTTTAAACAACTTTTGTTAGAAGATGAACGGGTGATGAATTATTTAACTCCAGAAGAATTGGATGAAATCTTTAAATATGAAGATTATCTTGTTCATGTTGATACAATTTTTAGACGACTTGGTCTTTTATCTTAA
- a CDS encoding bifunctional 3-deoxy-7-phosphoheptulonate synthase/chorismate mutase, producing MTLQQIEKLRKELDLINDQLLELLNRRAEIVQQIGRIKKENNLPFYDPEREQEMFEKLTEKNSGPFSDETIVHLFKEIAKASLKLQEKETEEQLLVSREMKKEDTKIVVGDLVIGGKIPVMIAGPCAVESREQMKAVASELNRLGVSFLRGGAFKPRTSPYSFQGLGREGLRLMREVADEYGMKVVSEVMSAEQLELAEEYVDIFQIGARNMQNFELLKEVGNAKKPVLLKRGFMATLEELMLAAEYIYARGNTQIILCERGIRTFEHWTRNTLDLSAVPILKLKTHLPVIVDVSHSTGRKDIILPISKAALAAGADGLMVEVHNNPAIARSDAHQQLNLEEFASLMEGLGLIKKNKSGC from the coding sequence ATGACACTTCAACAAATTGAAAAATTACGAAAAGAGTTGGATTTAATTAATGATCAATTATTAGAGTTATTGAATCGAAGGGCAGAGATCGTACAGCAAATTGGACGGATTAAAAAAGAGAATAATTTGCCTTTTTATGATCCAGAACGGGAGCAGGAGATGTTTGAAAAATTGACAGAAAAAAATTCCGGGCCATTTTCCGATGAGACTATTGTGCACCTATTTAAAGAGATTGCCAAAGCATCTCTAAAACTCCAGGAAAAAGAGACAGAAGAGCAGCTTTTAGTAAGTAGAGAGATGAAAAAAGAGGATACAAAAATTGTAGTTGGGGATTTAGTAATCGGTGGAAAAATACCTGTCATGATTGCTGGCCCGTGTGCTGTAGAAAGCAGGGAACAAATGAAAGCAGTGGCTTCAGAATTGAATCGTTTGGGAGTTTCTTTTTTACGCGGCGGTGCCTTTAAACCCCGGACATCACCCTACAGTTTCCAGGGCCTGGGCCGGGAAGGTTTGCGACTTATGCGGGAAGTGGCAGATGAATATGGAATGAAAGTAGTTTCTGAGGTGATGAGTGCTGAACAGTTGGAGTTAGCAGAAGAATATGTAGATATATTCCAGATCGGTGCGCGGAATATGCAAAATTTTGAGTTATTAAAAGAAGTGGGAAATGCAAAAAAACCGGTTCTTTTAAAACGGGGTTTTATGGCCACTTTAGAAGAGCTGATGCTGGCTGCTGAATACATTTATGCCAGGGGAAATACTCAAATTATCCTCTGTGAACGGGGGATTAGAACCTTTGAACATTGGACCCGTAATACCCTTGATTTATCGGCAGTCCCTATTTTAAAGTTAAAGACCCATTTGCCGGTGATTGTGGATGTGAGTCACTCTACTGGACGAAAAGATATAATTCTGCCTATTTCTAAAGCAGCGTTAGCAGCAGGTGCAGATGGTCTTATGGTAGAGGTACATAACAATCCGGCCATTGCCCGTTCAGATGCACATCAGCAATTGAATTTGGAGGAGTTTGCATCCCTTATGGAGGGATTGGGATTAATAAAAAAGAATAAATCAGGCTGTTGA